One Paraburkholderia sp. IMGN_8 DNA window includes the following coding sequences:
- a CDS encoding HU family DNA-binding protein — MNKQELIDAVAGQTGASKAQTGETLDTLLEVIKKSVSKGDAVQLIGFGSFGSGKRAARTGRNPKTGETIKIPAAKTVKFTAGKAFKDAVNKR, encoded by the coding sequence ATGAACAAACAGGAACTGATCGACGCCGTCGCAGGTCAGACGGGCGCCAGCAAGGCTCAAACCGGTGAAACGCTGGACACGTTGCTTGAAGTGATCAAGAAGTCTGTGTCGAAGGGCGACGCGGTCCAGTTGATCGGCTTCGGCAGCTTCGGTTCGGGCAAGCGCGCAGCACGTACGGGTCGTAACCCCAAGACCGGCGAAACTATCAAGATCCCGGCCGCCAAGACCGTCAAGTTCACGGCTGGTAAGGCGTTCAAGGACGCAGTCAACAAGCGCTAA
- a CDS encoding GspH/FimT family pseudopilin: MPRAACACARVPGLRGCGPRRAAGFTLLEMLVVLVIAGLLVSLTALTMTRNPRTDLNEEAQRLALLFESAGDEAQVRARPIAWQPLDGGFRFDLRTEDGWRPLHDDLLGPRQWEGGVTGVTINYPGSDAQPSRVVFGTEAIDVPVQITLFSAAGRATIVGTGNGRYEVH, encoded by the coding sequence ATGCCGCGCGCGGCGTGTGCCTGCGCGCGCGTGCCTGGCCTGCGTGGATGCGGACCGAGGCGGGCGGCCGGTTTCACCTTGCTGGAAATGCTGGTGGTGCTGGTGATTGCAGGCTTGCTGGTGTCGTTGACGGCGTTGACGATGACGCGCAATCCGCGCACCGATTTGAACGAAGAAGCGCAGCGTTTGGCGCTGCTGTTCGAATCGGCCGGCGACGAAGCCCAGGTGCGCGCGCGGCCGATCGCCTGGCAGCCGCTCGACGGCGGTTTTCGCTTCGACCTGCGTACCGAAGACGGCTGGCGTCCGCTGCATGACGATCTGCTCGGGCCGCGCCAATGGGAAGGTGGCGTGACCGGCGTGACGATCAACTATCCCGGCTCGGACGCACAGCCGAGCCGCGTCGTGTTCGGCACCGAGGCGATCGACGTGCCGGTGCAGATCACGCTGTTTTCGGCGGCGGGGCGCGCGACGATCGTCGGCACCGGCAATGGTCGCTATGAGGTGCACTGA
- the gspD gene encoding type II secretion system secretin GspD, whose protein sequence is MALRRVATALLVAGLITAQTAQAQVTLNFVNADIDQVAKAIGAATGKTIIVDPRVKGQLNLVSENAVPEDQALKTLQSALRMQGFALVQDHGVLKVVPEADAKLQGVPTYVGNAPVARGDQVVTQVFQLRNESANNLLPVLRPLISPNNTVAAYPANNTIVVTDYADNVRRIAQIIAGVDTAAGQQVQVVPLKNANAIDAAQQLTKMLDPGSVGSTDTTLKVSVTADPRTNSLLLRASNAGRLNAAKSLAKQLDGPTGQPGNMHVVALRNADATKLAKTLRGMLGKGGETGSSAGSTEASSFSQSGGGSFGSSSTGTAGTPPLPSGGLGSSSMASPLGGSGGGAYGASGGSGAGGLLGGDKEKSEDNQPGGMIQADSATNSLIITASDPVYRNLRAVIDQLDARRAQVYIEALIVELNSNTNANLGIQWQIANNEVFAGTNLATGAGNSIINLTAAAATATTGGLAGALATQNLQQGLNVGWVHNIFGVKGLGALLQALSQTADANVLSTPNLITLDNEEAKIVVGTNVPIQTGSYSNLTSATPSSAFNTFDRVDVGLTLHIKPQITDGGILKLQLYTEDSAIVNGTTNVATNPAGPQFTKRSIQSTVLADNGEIIVLGGLMQDNYQVSNSKVPLLGDIPWLGQLFRSEQKTRQKTNLMVFLRPVIISDRDTAQAVTSNRYDYIQGVQGAYKSDNNLIKDKDDPVVPPKPIGPAEGGSAAMNLFNLDQMRRQQMTPPPSAPASATSGAVQANPVPAAPSTAAPGVQP, encoded by the coding sequence ATGGCATTGCGTCGCGTCGCAACGGCGCTGCTGGTGGCTGGATTGATCACCGCGCAGACAGCACAGGCCCAGGTGACACTCAATTTCGTGAACGCCGACATTGATCAGGTGGCCAAGGCGATCGGCGCGGCAACCGGCAAAACGATCATCGTCGACCCGCGCGTGAAAGGTCAGTTGAATCTCGTGTCCGAAAATGCGGTGCCTGAAGACCAGGCGCTGAAGACCCTGCAGTCTGCTTTGCGGATGCAGGGCTTCGCGCTGGTGCAGGATCACGGCGTGTTGAAGGTCGTGCCCGAAGCCGACGCCAAGCTGCAAGGCGTGCCGACCTACGTCGGCAACGCGCCGGTTGCGCGTGGCGACCAGGTGGTCACGCAGGTGTTCCAGCTGAGGAACGAATCGGCCAATAATCTGCTGCCCGTTTTGCGTCCGCTGATCTCGCCGAACAATACGGTGGCGGCTTATCCCGCCAACAACACGATTGTCGTGACCGATTACGCTGACAACGTGCGGCGTATCGCGCAGATCATCGCGGGTGTCGATACGGCGGCGGGCCAGCAGGTCCAGGTCGTGCCGCTGAAAAACGCGAACGCGATCGACGCCGCGCAGCAGCTCACGAAGATGCTCGATCCGGGCTCGGTCGGCAGCACCGACACGACGCTGAAGGTATCGGTCACCGCCGACCCCCGCACCAACTCGCTGCTGCTGCGTGCATCGAACGCCGGGCGGCTGAACGCGGCGAAGTCCCTCGCGAAGCAGCTCGACGGGCCGACCGGACAGCCCGGCAACATGCACGTCGTGGCGCTGCGCAACGCGGACGCGACAAAGCTCGCGAAGACCCTGCGCGGGATGCTCGGCAAAGGCGGCGAGACCGGCTCGTCGGCCGGTTCGACCGAAGCGAGTTCGTTCAGCCAGAGCGGCGGCGGCTCGTTTGGCAGCAGTTCGACGGGTACAGCGGGTACGCCACCGCTGCCGTCGGGCGGACTCGGAAGCAGCTCGATGGCGTCGCCGCTGGGCGGCAGTGGGGGAGGAGCATATGGCGCGAGCGGCGGTTCCGGAGCCGGCGGCCTGCTCGGCGGCGACAAGGAAAAGAGCGAGGACAATCAGCCGGGCGGCATGATCCAGGCGGACTCTGCCACCAACTCGCTGATCATCACGGCGTCGGACCCGGTGTACCGCAACCTGCGGGCGGTGATCGACCAGCTCGACGCGCGGCGCGCACAGGTCTATATCGAGGCGCTGATCGTCGAACTGAACTCGAACACGAACGCCAATCTTGGCATTCAGTGGCAGATCGCGAACAACGAGGTTTTCGCCGGCACCAATCTGGCGACCGGCGCCGGCAACAGCATCATCAATCTGACGGCGGCCGCGGCGACCGCGACCACCGGCGGTCTCGCTGGAGCGCTCGCAACCCAGAATCTCCAGCAGGGGCTCAACGTCGGGTGGGTGCACAACATTTTTGGCGTGAAGGGACTTGGTGCGCTGCTGCAGGCGCTGTCGCAGACCGCCGACGCGAACGTGCTGTCGACGCCTAACCTCATCACGCTCGACAACGAAGAAGCCAAGATCGTCGTCGGCACGAACGTGCCGATCCAGACGGGTTCGTATTCGAACCTCACGAGCGCCACCCCAAGCTCGGCGTTCAATACGTTCGACCGCGTCGACGTCGGTCTGACGCTGCACATCAAGCCGCAGATCACCGATGGCGGAATCCTGAAGCTGCAGCTCTACACGGAAGACTCGGCGATCGTGAACGGCACGACCAATGTGGCGACCAACCCGGCCGGCCCGCAGTTCACCAAGCGTTCGATCCAGTCGACGGTGCTCGCCGATAACGGCGAGATCATCGTGCTGGGCGGCCTGATGCAGGACAACTACCAGGTCAGCAACAGCAAGGTGCCGCTGCTGGGCGATATCCCGTGGCTTGGCCAGTTGTTCCGCTCGGAACAGAAGACCCGCCAGAAGACCAACCTGATGGTGTTCCTGCGCCCTGTGATCATCAGCGATCGCGATACCGCGCAGGCCGTGACGTCGAACCGCTACGACTACATCCAGGGCGTACAGGGCGCGTACAAGTCGGACAACAACCTGATCAAGGACAAGGACGATCCGGTGGTGCCGCCGAAGCCGATCGGCCCGGCCGAGGGCGGCTCGGCCGCCATGAACCTGTTCAATCTTGACCAGATGCGCCGCCAGCAGATGACGCCGCCGCCGTCGGCTCCCGCGTCGGCGACGAGTGGTGCTGTCCAGGCTAACCCTGTGCCCGCCGCGCCTTCCACCGCGGCGCCCGGAGTGCAGCCGTGA
- a CDS encoding lytic transglycosylase domain-containing protein, whose amino-acid sequence MKRTLVTVAAGLAVLIAAGSARADCFDAAAGYQKVNPLILRAIAWQESHNRPDAQHKNANGSTDYGVMQINSVHLPTLAQYGISQGTLMEPCKNVYIAAWHLRRQMNKYGNTWQAVGAYHSETPALRDKYAQQIAAILRKWNLMPAAH is encoded by the coding sequence ATGAAGCGAACCCTCGTCACTGTCGCCGCAGGACTTGCCGTGCTGATCGCAGCAGGGTCCGCGCGCGCCGACTGCTTTGACGCGGCGGCAGGGTATCAGAAGGTCAACCCCTTGATTCTGCGCGCGATTGCGTGGCAGGAGTCGCACAATCGGCCGGACGCGCAACATAAGAACGCAAACGGCTCGACCGACTACGGGGTCATGCAGATCAATTCGGTCCATCTGCCCACGCTCGCGCAGTACGGCATCTCGCAAGGGACGCTGATGGAGCCTTGCAAGAACGTGTATATCGCCGCATGGCATCTGCGCCGCCAGATGAACAAGTACGGCAATACGTGGCAAGCGGTCGGAGCCTATCACTCCGAAACACCGGCGCTGCGCGATAAATACGCGCAGCAGATCGCCGCGATCCTGCGCAAGTGGAATCTGATGCCGGCTGCGCACTGA
- a CDS encoding GTP-binding protein has product MNQPLLPVTVLSGFLGAGKTTLLNHILANRAGLRVAVIVNDLAAVNIDATLVRDAAALSHVEEQLVELSNGCICCTLRDDLLIEVKRLAGEKRFDAILIESTGVAEPMPIAETFTFVDDDGISLSDVARLDTMVTVVDAFNFLRDYGSADALAERGIAATEEDDRTLVELLIEQIEFCDVLVVNKADLVSADDLTRLQRILARINPRAVQVVSRFGAVPLAEVLNTGRFDFDEASSAPGWLASLNHDHDHEHGHAHHGEADEFGIGNFIYRARRPFHPERLWALLHQEWQGVLRSKGFFWLATRHDIAGSLSQAGGACRHGPAGMWWAAQDRSEWPDGDDELAAEIAGDWYGDPDDLSIGDRRQELVLIGIGIDPAFWKAKFDACLLTDAEYAAGPQAWQQFADPFPAWGFDEDDHDHDHHDHDHDGHGHGEIVHRHD; this is encoded by the coding sequence ATGAACCAGCCGCTATTGCCCGTCACCGTGCTCTCCGGTTTTCTGGGCGCCGGCAAGACCACGCTCCTGAACCACATCCTCGCGAATCGCGCCGGTTTGCGCGTGGCCGTAATCGTCAACGATCTGGCTGCCGTCAATATCGATGCGACCCTCGTGCGCGATGCCGCCGCGCTCTCGCATGTCGAAGAGCAACTCGTCGAATTGTCGAACGGCTGCATCTGCTGCACGCTGCGCGACGACTTGCTGATCGAGGTCAAGCGCCTCGCCGGTGAAAAGCGCTTCGACGCGATCCTGATCGAGTCGACCGGCGTGGCCGAACCGATGCCGATCGCCGAAACCTTCACCTTCGTCGACGACGACGGCATATCGCTGTCCGACGTCGCCCGGCTCGATACGATGGTGACGGTGGTCGATGCGTTCAATTTCCTGCGTGACTACGGTTCAGCCGATGCGCTCGCCGAGCGCGGCATCGCCGCCACGGAAGAAGACGATCGCACGCTGGTCGAATTGCTGATCGAGCAGATCGAATTCTGCGACGTGCTGGTGGTCAACAAGGCCGATCTGGTCAGCGCCGACGACCTCACGCGTTTGCAACGGATCCTCGCGCGTATCAATCCGCGCGCGGTGCAAGTGGTGAGCCGCTTCGGCGCGGTGCCGCTCGCCGAAGTGCTGAACACCGGCCGCTTCGATTTCGACGAGGCGTCAAGCGCACCGGGCTGGTTGGCGTCGCTGAATCACGACCACGACCATGAGCACGGCCACGCTCACCACGGCGAAGCGGACGAATTCGGTATCGGCAACTTCATTTACCGCGCGCGGCGGCCGTTTCATCCGGAACGTCTGTGGGCGCTGCTGCATCAGGAGTGGCAGGGCGTGTTGCGCAGCAAGGGCTTTTTCTGGCTCGCGACGCGTCACGACATCGCCGGTTCGCTGTCGCAGGCGGGCGGCGCTTGCCGGCATGGTCCGGCGGGGATGTGGTGGGCCGCCCAGGATCGCAGCGAATGGCCGGATGGCGACGACGAGCTGGCGGCCGAAATTGCCGGCGACTGGTACGGCGACCCGGACGATCTGAGCATCGGCGACCGTCGCCAGGAACTGGTGTTGATCGGCATCGGCATCGACCCGGCCTTCTGGAAAGCGAAGTTCGACGCGTGTCTGCTGACCGATGCGGAATATGCGGCGGGACCTCAAGCGTGGCAACAGTTCGCCGACCCGTTTCCGGCATGGGGCTTCGATGAAGACGACCACGACCACGATCATCATGATCACGACCACGACGGTCATGGCCACGGCGAGATCGTGCATCGCCACGACTGA
- the gspI gene encoding type II secretion system minor pseudopilin GspI, whose protein sequence is MRCTEMRRCRGLGRRARQRGFTMIEVLVALTIIAVALAASLRAVGSLASGEADLHRRLLAGWSADNTLAQLHLTHGWPNVGETSFDCSQGNLELICTEHVTATPNPVFRRVEVMVTTPGRSGNLAQMVTVVANENNRSL, encoded by the coding sequence ATGAGGTGCACTGAGATGCGTCGTTGCAGGGGTTTGGGCCGTCGCGCACGACAGCGCGGTTTTACGATGATCGAAGTGCTGGTGGCGCTGACGATCATCGCGGTGGCGTTGGCGGCATCGCTGCGCGCGGTCGGCAGTCTGGCGAGCGGTGAAGCCGATTTGCACCGGCGCTTGCTGGCCGGTTGGAGCGCGGACAATACGCTTGCGCAATTGCATCTCACGCATGGCTGGCCGAACGTCGGCGAGACCAGCTTTGACTGTTCGCAGGGCAATCTGGAATTGATCTGTACCGAGCATGTGACGGCGACGCCGAATCCGGTGTTTCGTCGAGTGGAAGTGATGGTGACGACGCCTGGGCGTTCCGGCAATCTTGCTCAGATGGTCACGGTGGTCGCGAATGAAAACAACCGTTCGCTCTGA
- the gspE gene encoding type II secretion system ATPase GspE has translation MSTPSTPPSASASSAAARAGASAQATAISPAVVAEHAERIAPSAVAARLVPYGFARGGQILVAHQHADSLEVWISERTSDAALAEVARNFGALSVVRMPADELAQAINQAYARQDGSAAQVVGEVEGEVDLSRLMQDIPEVEDLLESEDDAPIIRMINALLTQAAREQASDIHIEPFETSSVVRFRVDGTLRDVVRPKKALHGALISRIKIMAQLDIAEKRLPQDGRITLRVGGRPVDVRVSTLPTGHGERAVLRLLEKDASRLNLEALGMATDTLVKFDKLIARPHGIVLVTGPTGSGKTTTLYASMSRLETATTNIMTVEDPIEYDLSGIGQTQVNERIGMSFARALRSILRQDPDVIMIGEIRDLETAQIAVQASLTGHLVLATLHTNDAASAVTRLTDMGVEPYLLASSLLGVLAQRLVRRLCPVCREERVEEDGRVHWHPVGCDKCGQSGYAGRRGVYELLLIDDEIRTLVHRNAADAEILAAGRRQGMRTLREDSDRWLASGLTSLEEVIRVTGGA, from the coding sequence GTGAGCACGCCGTCCACGCCGCCGTCAGCTTCTGCGTCGTCAGCAGCGGCGCGAGCCGGTGCGTCGGCACAGGCCACGGCGATTTCGCCCGCGGTCGTGGCGGAGCATGCTGAGCGCATCGCGCCGTCTGCGGTCGCGGCTCGCCTCGTGCCGTACGGCTTCGCCCGCGGCGGCCAGATTCTGGTCGCGCATCAGCATGCCGACAGCCTCGAAGTCTGGATCAGCGAACGCACGAGCGATGCCGCGCTCGCCGAAGTCGCGCGCAACTTCGGCGCTCTCTCGGTGGTACGTATGCCCGCTGACGAACTCGCGCAGGCGATCAACCAGGCATATGCGCGCCAGGACGGCAGCGCCGCGCAGGTAGTCGGCGAAGTGGAAGGCGAAGTCGATCTCTCGCGTTTGATGCAGGACATTCCCGAGGTCGAGGACCTGCTCGAGTCGGAAGACGACGCGCCGATCATCCGCATGATCAACGCACTGCTTACGCAAGCGGCGCGCGAGCAGGCCTCGGATATTCACATCGAACCGTTCGAGACGTCATCGGTGGTGCGCTTCCGGGTCGACGGTACGTTGCGCGATGTCGTGCGGCCGAAAAAAGCACTGCACGGCGCGCTGATCTCGCGGATCAAGATCATGGCGCAGCTCGACATCGCCGAGAAACGTTTGCCGCAGGACGGCCGGATCACGCTGCGCGTCGGCGGCCGTCCGGTCGACGTGCGCGTCTCGACGCTGCCCACCGGCCACGGCGAACGCGCGGTGCTGCGTCTGCTGGAAAAGGATGCGTCGCGCCTGAATCTCGAAGCGCTCGGCATGGCGACCGACACGCTCGTCAAATTCGACAAGCTGATCGCCAGGCCGCACGGCATCGTGCTGGTGACCGGCCCGACCGGTTCGGGCAAGACGACCACGCTCTATGCTTCGATGTCGCGGCTCGAAACCGCGACGACCAATATCATGACGGTCGAAGACCCGATCGAATACGACCTGTCGGGCATCGGCCAGACGCAGGTCAACGAACGGATCGGCATGTCCTTCGCGCGGGCGCTGCGATCGATTCTGCGGCAGGACCCGGACGTCATCATGATCGGCGAAATCCGCGATCTGGAAACCGCGCAGATCGCGGTGCAAGCCTCGCTGACCGGCCACCTTGTTTTGGCCACGCTGCACACGAACGATGCGGCTTCGGCCGTCACGCGTTTGACCGACATGGGCGTCGAGCCGTATCTGCTGGCGTCGTCGCTGCTCGGCGTGCTGGCGCAGCGGCTGGTGCGGCGGCTGTGTCCGGTGTGCCGTGAAGAGCGTGTCGAAGAAGACGGCCGTGTGCACTGGCATCCGGTCGGCTGCGACAAGTGCGGCCAGTCGGGTTACGCCGGACGGCGCGGCGTGTACGAATTGCTGCTGATCGACGACGAGATCCGCACGCTGGTTCACCGCAACGCCGCCGATGCGGAGATCCTTGCCGCCGGCCGCAGGCAAGGCATGCGCACGCTGCGCGAAGACTCGGACCGCTGGCTCGCGTCCGGGCTGACGTCGCTCGAAGAAGTGATTCGCGTGACGGGCGGAGCATAA
- a CDS encoding prepilin-type N-terminal cleavage/methylation domain-containing protein yields the protein MKTTVRSERRSRSGARGFTLIELLVAIAIMAVIAVLSWRGLDQIIRGRQTITSAMEDERVFAQLFDQMRIDARQAASDDESGQAAVSISGSVLQIVRQMVLPGSAPRLQVVRYRVSDGRVIRYASPPLGNVGDLRRALRGGEDDGWTGVPLMGGVGSISARVYVPKVGWTAQMKDVQGAITENDNNLKVPQLGNAPLPRSVTGLEVSIGAKSLARPVTRVFLVGE from the coding sequence ATGAAAACAACCGTTCGCTCTGAGCGCCGCAGCCGATCGGGCGCGCGTGGTTTTACGCTGATCGAGCTGCTGGTCGCAATTGCGATCATGGCGGTGATCGCCGTGTTGTCATGGCGCGGGCTTGACCAGATCATCCGCGGGCGGCAGACCATTACGAGCGCGATGGAAGATGAGCGCGTCTTTGCGCAGCTGTTCGACCAGATGCGGATCGATGCGCGGCAGGCCGCGTCGGATGACGAGTCTGGGCAGGCGGCCGTTTCGATTAGCGGCAGCGTGCTGCAGATTGTGCGGCAGATGGTTTTGCCGGGGAGCGCGCCGCGTTTGCAGGTGGTGCGGTATCGGGTTTCCGATGGACGCGTGATTCGGTATGCGTCGCCGCCGTTGGGGAATGTTGGCGACCTGCGGCGGGCTTTACGCGGTGGCGAGGATGATGGATGGACTGGGGTGCCCTTGATGGGCGGAGTGGGGTCTATTTCTGCTCGCGTTTATGTGCCGAAGGTCGGCTGGACCGCGCAGATGAAGGATGTGCAGGGTGCTATTACGGAGAACGATAATAATCTTAAGGTGCCCCAGTTGGGGAATGCGCCGCTGCCGCGGTCTGTGACTGGGCTTGAAGTTAGTATCGGGGCCAAGTCGTTGGCGCGGCCTGTTACGCGGGTTTTTCTCGTCGGAGAATGA
- the gspF gene encoding type II secretion system inner membrane protein GspF: MPAFRFEAIDAAGKAQKGVLDADSARGARTNLRSQGLTPLVVEPAATRTRGERNQRLSLGRRLSQREQAILTRQLASLLIAGLPLDEALAVLTEQSERDYIRELMASIRAEVLGGHSLANALTQHPRDFPEIYRALVAAGEHTGKLGLVLSRLADYIEQRNALKQKIVLAFTYPAIVTLIAFGIVTFLLSYVVPQVVNVFASTKQQLPFLTIMMMALSGFVRHWWWAVLIGVVVLGYLVRSILKQPGPRLAFDRWLLTAPLLGKLVRGYNTVRFASTLGILTAAGVPILRALQAAAETLSNNAMRENIDDAIVRVREGTSLSRALGNTKTFPPVLVHLIRSGEATGDVTTMLDRAADGEARELERRTMFLTSLLEPLLILAMGGVVLVIVLAVMLPIIELNNLVQ; this comes from the coding sequence ATGCCGGCATTTCGTTTCGAAGCGATCGACGCGGCGGGCAAGGCGCAAAAAGGCGTGCTCGACGCGGACAGCGCGCGCGGCGCGCGAACCAATCTGCGTTCGCAAGGACTGACGCCGCTCGTAGTCGAACCGGCCGCGACGCGCACGCGTGGCGAGCGTAATCAACGTTTGTCGTTGGGGCGGCGCCTGTCGCAGCGCGAGCAGGCGATTCTGACGCGTCAGTTGGCTAGTCTGCTGATCGCCGGCCTGCCGCTCGACGAAGCGCTCGCAGTGCTGACCGAGCAATCGGAGCGCGATTACATCCGTGAACTGATGGCGTCGATTCGCGCCGAAGTGCTCGGCGGCCATTCGCTCGCCAATGCGTTGACGCAGCATCCGCGTGACTTCCCCGAAATCTATCGCGCTCTGGTGGCCGCCGGTGAACATACCGGCAAGCTCGGTCTCGTACTATCGCGTCTTGCCGACTACATCGAGCAACGCAACGCGCTCAAGCAGAAGATCGTGCTCGCGTTCACGTACCCGGCGATCGTGACCCTTATCGCTTTCGGCATCGTCACGTTTCTGTTGAGCTACGTGGTGCCGCAGGTGGTGAACGTGTTCGCCAGCACCAAACAGCAACTGCCCTTTCTCACCATCATGATGATGGCGCTGTCCGGTTTCGTGCGGCACTGGTGGTGGGCGGTGCTGATCGGTGTGGTCGTGCTGGGGTATCTCGTGCGCTCGATTTTGAAGCAACCCGGTCCGCGCCTCGCCTTCGACCGCTGGCTGCTGACCGCCCCGCTGCTCGGCAAACTCGTGCGCGGCTACAACACCGTGCGTTTCGCCAGCACGCTAGGCATTCTGACGGCAGCCGGCGTGCCGATTCTGCGCGCGCTGCAAGCCGCGGCAGAAACGCTCAGCAACAACGCGATGCGCGAGAACATCGACGATGCGATCGTGCGCGTGCGTGAAGGCACGTCGCTGTCACGCGCACTGGGCAACACGAAGACGTTTCCGCCGGTGCTGGTTCACCTGATCCGTTCGGGCGAAGCGACCGGCGATGTGACGACGATGCTCGACCGCGCAGCCGACGGCGAAGCACGCGAACTGGAGCGCCGCACGATGTTCCTGACGAGCCTGCTCGAGCCGCTGCTGATTCTGGCGATGGGGGGCGTGGTGCTGGTGATCGTGCTGGCGGTGATGCTGCCGATCATCGAGTTGAACAACCTGGTGCAGTAA
- the gspG gene encoding type II secretion system major pseudopilin GspG — MQLSTTRRIEIAGSRSRRQRGFTLIEIMVVIAILGILAALIVPKIMSRPDEARRVAAKQDIGTMMQALKLYRLDNGRYPTQEQGLRALIEKPGTDPVPNNWKDGGYLERLPNDPWGNSYQYLNPGVHGEIDVFSYGADGKAGGEGNDADIGSWQ, encoded by the coding sequence ATGCAACTGTCGACCACTCGCCGTATTGAAATCGCGGGTTCGCGCAGCCGCCGTCAACGCGGTTTCACGCTGATTGAAATCATGGTCGTGATCGCGATTCTGGGCATTCTGGCCGCGTTGATCGTACCGAAGATCATGAGCCGTCCGGACGAAGCGCGGCGCGTCGCCGCCAAACAGGACATCGGCACGATGATGCAGGCGCTGAAACTCTACCGTCTCGACAACGGCCGTTATCCGACCCAGGAGCAGGGCCTGCGTGCGCTGATCGAAAAACCGGGCACGGACCCGGTACCGAACAACTGGAAGGACGGCGGTTATCTCGAGCGTCTGCCGAACGATCCGTGGGGCAATAGCTATCAGTATCTGAATCCGGGCGTCCACGGCGAAATCGACGTGTTCAGTTACGGCGCGGATGGCAAAGCGGGCGGCGAAGGCAATGACGCCGATATAGGCTCGTGGCAGTAA
- the gspK gene encoding type II secretion system minor pseudopilin GspK, which yields MTALSPRLNVRGHGFQMLHYRDCAGDPLSISGLSRFLLPTFLCGRQRKVGAPPHRGNANKPIRKQGKANAVGRQKNQTGAAIISALLVVALSAILVSGMLWRQQVQIRRIENQRLLSQAQWVARGALDWTRLILRSEGDTSAGITYLGGLWGVPIAKTRLSDFLGRIGEVRAEQGAETYLSGSIEDAQAKFNLRNLVSSPAPGVLQLNMEQIGAYQRLLVSLGISSQLAKNTAVQVRASLAQSATRFQTVTSITGATAAPAIQGGPTGGGNFTDNPGLEDSNDNAALAPLQMTSVDSLLDIPGYTPEMVARLRPFVTVLPTASAVNMNTASAEVIAAVVPGMSLSSAQAFVARRQTVFFHNAGDVQLALRGAGVQSSVDTSELDVNTSYFLIHGRVQHERAEVDRTTLVYRDALTHTTRIVRVQDQL from the coding sequence ATGACTGCCTTGTCACCAAGGCTGAATGTGCGAGGGCACGGATTCCAGATGCTCCACTACCGGGACTGCGCGGGGGACCCGCTTAGCATTAGCGGTTTGAGCCGCTTTCTTTTGCCTACTTTTCTTTGCGGCAGGCAAAGAAAAGTAGGTGCCCCCCCGCACAGGGGGAACGCTAATAAACCAATAAGAAAACAAGGAAAGGCCAACGCCGTAGGCAGACAAAAAAACCAAACCGGCGCAGCAATCATCAGCGCGCTGCTAGTGGTAGCGCTATCAGCGATATTGGTCTCCGGCATGCTCTGGCGCCAGCAAGTCCAAATCCGAAGGATAGAAAACCAGCGCCTGCTATCGCAAGCCCAATGGGTAGCGCGAGGCGCATTGGACTGGACACGCCTGATCCTCCGCTCAGAAGGCGACACCTCAGCAGGAATCACGTACTTAGGTGGCCTATGGGGCGTCCCCATCGCCAAAACACGCCTATCGGATTTCCTGGGCCGAATCGGCGAAGTCAGAGCCGAGCAAGGCGCGGAAACCTACCTGTCAGGTTCAATCGAAGACGCCCAGGCAAAATTCAACTTGCGTAACCTGGTATCGAGCCCTGCGCCAGGCGTATTGCAACTGAACATGGAGCAGATCGGCGCCTACCAGCGCCTGCTCGTTTCGCTGGGTATCAGCAGCCAGTTGGCAAAAAACACAGCAGTCCAGGTGCGCGCGAGCCTTGCTCAATCGGCGACACGTTTTCAAACCGTCACGTCCATCACCGGTGCAACAGCCGCCCCGGCCATCCAGGGCGGCCCAACCGGTGGTGGCAATTTCACCGACAACCCCGGCCTCGAAGACAGCAACGACAACGCAGCGCTCGCGCCGCTGCAAATGACCAGCGTCGATTCGCTGCTCGACATCCCCGGCTATACGCCGGAGATGGTTGCGCGCTTGCGTCCGTTCGTTACCGTGCTGCCGACAGCGTCGGCGGTCAACATGAATACGGCCTCCGCCGAAGTCATCGCGGCAGTCGTGCCCGGTATGAGTCTGTCGAGCGCGCAGGCCTTCGTCGCGCGGCGGCAGACGGTGTTTTTCCACAACGCCGGCGACGTGCAGCTCGCTTTGCGCGGCGCCGGCGTGCAGTCGTCGGTCGATACAAGTGAACTCGACGTCAACACAAGCTATTTTCTGATCCACGGCCGCGTGCAGCACGAACGCGCGGAAGTGGACCGCACGACCCTCGTCTATCGCGACGCATTGACTCACACTACGCGTATCGTGCGGGTACAGGACCAACTATGA